One genomic window of Bacillus mycoides includes the following:
- a CDS encoding peptide ABC transporter substrate-binding protein, with the protein MKKKFVPGIASVVGVSILLSGCGSYKNEASGANAKDEAPSKQVLNLSSPTEIRTMDTARATDTDSGQVMRNVFEGLYNLGEGNKPVPGVAKSHEVSGDKTKYTFHLRDSKWSNGTPVTAKDFVFAWQRAVDPATTSEYAFLFFDIKNAKKINSKELPADQLGVKAVDDHTFEVELERPVPYFISLTAFPTFLPINEEFFKAQGDKYALEDNKILYNGAFTLSDWKHEQSFKFKKNSTYWDKDNVKLEEINFNVVKEKSTEVNLFESKQLDRIKLTSDFVDKYKKDANFKERPNVGVQFLRMNQQNKILQNVSARQAIDQTIDRKSFVNTLLNDGSTPTFSLVPKNFAKGPDGKDFRTANGDLTKVDTTSAQELWKKAKKELGSEKITLELLTSDGDLEKKTGEFLKGQLEKNLDGLTVNIKPQPRKQQVSLLLKGDYEIGIDGWSPDFADPITFLELFTTNNPYNLDHYSNKEFDDTIEKVKTTLAGDEKARWEALLASEKILFKDSVIAPLYQKGESYLERSFVKGIVQVDFAGQLNFKWAKIEK; encoded by the coding sequence ATGAAAAAGAAGTTTGTACCCGGTATTGCATCAGTTGTAGGAGTAAGTATTTTATTATCTGGTTGCGGTAGTTATAAAAACGAAGCGAGCGGAGCAAATGCAAAAGATGAGGCACCTAGTAAACAAGTTTTAAACTTATCTTCACCTACTGAGATTCGAACAATGGATACGGCTCGTGCTACAGATACTGATTCTGGTCAGGTAATGAGAAACGTATTTGAAGGTTTGTATAATCTTGGTGAAGGTAACAAACCTGTCCCAGGTGTTGCAAAATCTCATGAAGTAAGTGGCGATAAAACGAAATACACATTCCATTTACGAGATTCAAAATGGTCAAACGGTACTCCTGTTACAGCGAAAGATTTTGTCTTCGCTTGGCAAAGAGCTGTTGATCCAGCAACAACCTCTGAATATGCTTTTTTATTCTTTGATATTAAAAACGCTAAAAAAATTAATAGTAAAGAGCTTCCAGCCGATCAACTTGGTGTAAAAGCAGTTGATGACCATACGTTTGAAGTAGAATTAGAGCGCCCTGTTCCGTATTTTATTAGCTTAACGGCATTCCCAACATTTCTACCAATCAACGAGGAATTCTTTAAAGCACAAGGTGATAAGTACGCTTTAGAAGATAATAAAATCTTATACAACGGAGCTTTTACACTAAGCGATTGGAAGCATGAACAAAGCTTTAAATTTAAGAAAAACTCTACCTATTGGGATAAAGATAATGTCAAACTCGAAGAAATCAATTTCAACGTTGTGAAAGAGAAATCGACAGAAGTAAATTTATTCGAATCCAAACAATTAGACCGTATAAAACTAACATCTGACTTCGTTGATAAATATAAAAAGGATGCTAACTTTAAAGAACGTCCGAACGTAGGGGTACAATTTTTACGTATGAATCAACAAAATAAAATACTTCAAAACGTTTCTGCGCGCCAAGCGATTGATCAAACTATTGATCGAAAATCCTTTGTAAATACGTTATTAAATGATGGCTCTACACCAACCTTTAGTCTCGTTCCAAAAAACTTTGCAAAAGGGCCTGATGGAAAAGACTTCCGTACTGCAAACGGCGATTTAACAAAAGTTGATACAACATCTGCACAAGAATTATGGAAGAAAGCCAAAAAAGAACTTGGTTCTGAAAAGATAACATTAGAATTATTAACAAGTGATGGTGACCTTGAGAAGAAAACTGGTGAGTTCCTAAAAGGACAACTAGAAAAGAATTTAGATGGCTTAACAGTAAATATAAAACCGCAACCACGTAAACAACAAGTTTCACTCCTATTAAAAGGTGACTACGAGATTGGAATTGACGGTTGGAGTCCTGACTTTGCTGATCCAATTACATTCCTTGAATTGTTTACAACGAATAACCCTTACAACCTAGATCATTACTCTAATAAAGAGTTTGATGACACAATTGAAAAAGTTAAAACTACCTTGGCTGGTGACGAAAAAGCTCGCTGGGAAGCGTTACTAGCATCAGAAAAAATATTATTTAAAGACTCTGTTATTGCTCCTCTTTACCAAAAGGGAGAATCTTATTTAGAGCGATCCTTTGTAAAAGGCATTGTGCAAGTAGACTTTGCTGGTCAATTAAACTTCAAATGGGCAAAAATTGAAAAATAA
- a CDS encoding aldo/keto reductase gives MTLTSLNDYTTLHNGVKMPWFGLGVFKVEDGSEVIDSVKAAIKNGYRSIDTAAIYKNEEGVGQAIQESGIPRENLFITSKVWNSDQGYESTLQAFETTLEKLGLEYLDLYLVHWPVKGKYTESWKALEQLYKDGRVRAIGVSNFHIHHLQDVFEIAEIKPMVNQVEYHPRLAQEELHAFCKEHSIQLEAWSPLMQGQLLDHPTLQEIATKYNKSTAQVILRWDLQNEVVTIPKSIKEHRIIENANIFDFELSSDDMKAIQALNENHRVGPDPDNFNF, from the coding sequence ATGACTTTAACAAGTTTAAACGACTACACAACATTACATAACGGCGTGAAAATGCCTTGGTTCGGCTTAGGTGTTTTTAAAGTAGAAGACGGATCAGAAGTAATCGATTCTGTAAAAGCAGCTATTAAAAATGGATACCGTAGTATCGATACTGCTGCCATATATAAAAACGAAGAAGGCGTTGGACAGGCAATTCAAGAATCTGGTATTCCTCGTGAAAATTTATTCATCACTTCAAAAGTGTGGAATAGTGATCAAGGTTACGAGTCAACATTACAAGCATTTGAAACTACATTAGAAAAATTAGGTCTAGAATATTTAGATCTATATTTAGTACATTGGCCTGTAAAAGGAAAATACACTGAATCATGGAAAGCTTTAGAGCAGCTTTATAAAGATGGTCGTGTTCGTGCTATCGGTGTGAGTAATTTCCATATTCATCATCTGCAAGACGTATTTGAAATTGCAGAAATTAAACCAATGGTTAACCAAGTGGAATACCACCCACGTTTGGCACAAGAAGAACTACATGCTTTCTGTAAAGAACATAGCATTCAACTTGAAGCTTGGTCACCATTAATGCAGGGGCAGCTACTTGATCACCCAACATTACAAGAAATCGCTACAAAATATAATAAATCGACTGCACAAGTTATTTTACGTTGGGATCTACAAAATGAAGTTGTAACAATCCCTAAGTCTATTAAAGAACACCGCATTATTGAAAATGCAAACATCTTCGATTTTGAATTAAGCTCGGATGATATGAAAGCAATTCAAGCTTTAAATGAAAATCATCGCGTTGGTCCAGATCCAGATAACTTTAACTTTTAG
- the proC gene encoding pyrroline-5-carboxylate reductase, producing the protein MPNKHRILFIGAGRMAEAIFAGLLTTSKEYIEEIIVSNRSNREKLTQLQTQYDLSITTDWKQHIKSVDTIVLAMPPSAHEELLAELSPLISNQLVVTVAAGIGPSYLEARLPENTPVAWIMPNTAAGIGKSISLYTTGNSVDERHHETLQLLLKGIGTSQFCTEEEVHQLTAVTGSAPAFLYHFAEGLIEATKSYGIDEETAKHLVIQMIAGSAAMLQQNQDPAMLREQVTTPGGSTAEGLKVLYENNFSEVIQQAVEATNKKARGN; encoded by the coding sequence ATGCCTAATAAACATCGAATTTTATTTATTGGTGCCGGTCGTATGGCAGAAGCTATATTTGCTGGACTACTTACAACAAGTAAAGAATACATCGAAGAAATTATTGTTTCCAACCGAAGCAACAGAGAAAAACTAACGCAATTACAAACTCAATATGATCTCTCGATTACAACTGATTGGAAGCAGCATATTAAATCTGTAGATACAATTGTTTTAGCAATGCCGCCTTCTGCACATGAAGAGCTATTAGCAGAGTTATCTCCGTTAATATCAAATCAACTTGTTGTAACAGTAGCTGCTGGCATTGGCCCATCTTATTTAGAAGCTAGACTCCCAGAAAACACACCTGTTGCCTGGATTATGCCTAATACAGCTGCTGGCATTGGAAAGTCTATCTCCTTATACACGACGGGAAATTCCGTAGATGAAAGACATCATGAAACGTTACAACTTCTTTTAAAAGGTATTGGTACCTCACAGTTTTGTACCGAAGAGGAAGTTCACCAACTTACCGCAGTTACTGGTAGTGCACCTGCTTTTCTCTATCACTTTGCTGAAGGTTTAATTGAAGCAACGAAAAGCTATGGTATTGATGAGGAAACAGCAAAACACCTTGTCATTCAAATGATTGCTGGCTCTGCCGCTATGCTCCAGCAAAATCAGGATCCAGCTATGCTCCGCGAACAAGTAACAACACCAGGAGGTTCAACGGCTGAAGGCTTAAAAGTTCTATATGAAAATAATTTTTCAGAAGTCATTCAACAAGCAGTTGAAGCGACCAATAAAAAAGCTAGGGGGAATTAA
- the modA gene encoding molybdate ABC transporter substrate-binding protein, which yields MNKFTLRSIGALILSFLLIFSVACTNGEKKEKSAAKEGTTVELTISAAASLQDALQEIEKQYKKTEPNIKLSFNFGASGALQQQIEQGAPADLFFSAAEDKFQTLVKKGFINEKEGKNLLGNELVLVVPKDSSLTKFQDLKDEKIKKIALGTPESVPAGKYAKASLTHENLWNDVQNKIVFTKDVRQVLTYVETGNVDAGIVYKTDALVSDKVKIVEATAANSHEPIHYPLGVIKESKHKKEATSFYEYLQSKDAQSIFKKYGFTLLP from the coding sequence ATGAATAAATTCACATTACGATCTATTGGGGCACTTATACTTTCTTTCCTTCTTATATTTAGTGTCGCTTGTACAAACGGGGAAAAGAAAGAAAAGTCAGCTGCTAAAGAGGGAACAACAGTCGAACTGACTATATCAGCCGCTGCTAGCTTGCAAGATGCATTACAAGAAATTGAAAAACAATATAAAAAGACAGAGCCTAATATTAAACTTTCTTTTAATTTTGGTGCTTCTGGTGCACTTCAACAACAAATTGAGCAAGGTGCACCTGCTGATTTATTCTTCTCTGCAGCAGAAGATAAATTCCAAACCCTTGTTAAAAAAGGATTCATTAATGAAAAAGAAGGGAAAAACCTTCTTGGAAATGAACTAGTTCTAGTCGTTCCAAAAGATAGTTCTCTTACAAAATTTCAAGATTTAAAAGATGAGAAAATCAAGAAAATCGCACTTGGTACACCCGAATCCGTACCTGCAGGAAAATATGCAAAAGCTTCTCTCACACATGAAAATCTTTGGAATGACGTTCAAAATAAAATCGTATTTACAAAAGATGTTCGCCAAGTGTTAACATATGTAGAAACAGGTAATGTTGATGCTGGTATTGTATATAAAACAGACGCTCTCGTTTCAGACAAGGTGAAAATTGTAGAGGCGACAGCGGCTAATTCTCATGAGCCAATCCACTATCCTTTAGGTGTTATAAAGGAATCTAAGCATAAGAAAGAGGCGACTTCATTCTATGAATATTTACAGTCAAAAGATGCACAATCTATCTTTAAGAAATATGGATTTACACTCCTGCCATAA
- a CDS encoding GRP family sugar transporter encodes MDILLALLPAIAWGNILLVSVKMGGGAYSQTVGMTIGALFFATIMYVFTQPTLTMTVLIVGFISGLFWALGQVNQLKTVEKLGVSTTVTISTGMQLVATSIFGVIAFREWTTTTTIVLGTIAILLIVVGVVFTSLDDKENAQPPGQLKKGLLTLIVSTFGYLVYVIIIRWYNIDGWSAILPQAVGMFVGAVVLTSKHKPFNKYAMRNALSGLLWGTGNLFLLLSLPRVGVATSFPLSQTGIVISTFGAIVFLGEKKTKRQLIFIALGSVLIIGGAVLLGMTKA; translated from the coding sequence ATGGACATTTTATTAGCGCTTCTTCCTGCAATCGCATGGGGAAACATCTTATTAGTAAGCGTAAAAATGGGCGGTGGTGCATATAGCCAAACGGTAGGTATGACAATCGGTGCTCTATTCTTCGCAACAATTATGTATGTATTTACTCAACCAACTTTAACAATGACAGTCTTGATTGTTGGCTTTATTTCAGGTTTATTCTGGGCTTTAGGACAAGTAAACCAATTAAAAACAGTTGAAAAACTAGGTGTTTCAACTACTGTAACTATTTCTACTGGTATGCAACTTGTTGCAACTTCTATCTTTGGAGTTATCGCTTTTCGTGAGTGGACTACTACTACAACGATTGTTCTGGGAACGATTGCAATCCTATTAATCGTAGTTGGTGTTGTATTCACATCACTAGATGATAAAGAAAATGCACAGCCACCAGGACAATTGAAAAAGGGACTTCTTACTTTAATTGTTTCTACTTTCGGTTATCTTGTATATGTAATTATTATTCGTTGGTATAACATTGATGGTTGGTCTGCTATTTTACCACAGGCAGTTGGTATGTTTGTCGGTGCGGTTGTACTGACATCTAAACATAAACCATTTAACAAATATGCAATGCGTAATGCTTTATCTGGTTTACTATGGGGAACAGGAAACTTATTCTTACTTCTTTCATTACCACGTGTTGGAGTAGCAACAAGCTTCCCATTATCTCAAACTGGAATCGTTATCTCAACATTCGGTGCGATTGTCTTCTTAGGTGAAAAGAAAACAAAACGTCAATTGATCTTTATTGCACTAGGTAGTGTTTTAATTATCGGCGGCGCTGTATTGCTTGGTATGACAAAAGCATAA
- the modB gene encoding molybdate ABC transporter permease subunit, with translation MSFDTILSPVFLSLRVAACATIIVTILGTIIGRALARSSWRYKVLLETIFLLPMVLPPTVIGFFLIIIFGNNSPIGKWIESLFQQSIMFTSTAAIIASTVVAFPLMYQSAKTGFSIANVQIEDGARDLGASEYQVFLHVTLPLAFPALLSGMILSFVRALGEFGATLMFAGNIPGKTQTIPTAIYMAIDASNMQLAWTLVIITISMSLLFLLCIQLINSRITTS, from the coding sequence ATGAGCTTTGATACAATTTTGTCACCTGTCTTTCTATCTTTACGAGTAGCTGCGTGCGCCACCATTATCGTTACGATTTTGGGAACGATTATTGGACGAGCATTAGCGCGCTCCTCGTGGCGATATAAAGTACTACTAGAAACTATTTTCTTACTACCAATGGTGCTTCCACCAACTGTTATCGGCTTTTTTCTAATTATCATTTTCGGAAATAACAGTCCCATTGGAAAGTGGATTGAATCATTATTTCAGCAGTCCATTATGTTTACATCTACTGCTGCTATCATTGCTTCTACAGTTGTTGCATTTCCGCTCATGTACCAATCAGCAAAAACAGGATTTTCTATCGCAAATGTACAAATTGAAGATGGCGCGCGCGATCTTGGTGCAAGTGAATACCAAGTTTTTCTACATGTCACACTCCCGCTTGCATTTCCTGCGTTACTAAGTGGTATGATTTTAAGCTTTGTTCGCGCACTTGGTGAATTTGGTGCAACTTTAATGTTTGCAGGAAATATACCGGGCAAAACTCAGACGATTCCAACGGCGATTTATATGGCTATTGATGCAAGTAATATGCAACTAGCTTGGACACTTGTAATCATAACGATTAGTATGTCCCTTCTATTCTTACTATGTATTCAACTCATTAATAGCAGAATTACTACTTCTTAA